The nucleotide sequence GGTAAAACAGAGCAAACACTATGCGATCAGGTGATGGAGAGACTAGACCTGATCGATCATAGGCATGAGCCCAATAGCACGAGCTCGCAGGTAACACCCAGGGACAACTTGTTCCTTCCAGAAAAAGAGCACACAATGTTAGAGTAAAGCTGATAATGGAAGGCTATCGAAACGCTACATACATTAAATACCTGCATCAGTATGAGGACGTCCATGGGGTCGCTATCCTCACAGAGTGTGCGTGGAATGAAACCATAGTTATGTGGGTAAACAACAGAGGAATAAAGGACACGGTCCACCTGTAACAAGTAATCTCCGATTACCTACTGTCAATGTGAAAAAACAAGATGTAGCAAGCAAGCACACCTTAATCCTAGGTGTTACTAACGGTCACAGAAATATTGTTAATAACACATTATTAAGACATGTCCTTTTTATTCCTTTGATTTGAAATAAAGATTGCATTCTGTATGGAGCAGTGCCAATTGCCTCTTGGCTTAGGCACACACATCAACTAGATTTCAGCAATGCTGTTCCCTATCCAATAGGGAGTATATGGTGCATATAATTACTAAGTGATTTGAAATTAAGAAATACCGAAACAAAACCAATGTGCTGAACATGAAATAGGACCTCACCTTGATCAGACCAGATGCCTTGTCCAACTCATACTTAACCTTGCTGCCTCTAGGAATCTCAACCACCTgacaattgaaaaaaaaaatgcgCATGTAAACTTACTTTATAGGAATCAAGCAAGTACATGATAAGATAGGTTTCAGATATGCTTTATTTCAGCATCACAGCTAAAGACAGGTAAATAAAGGAGTCCCGGCTGCAAGAAATAATATCTAGTATCTACTAGACGACtagtgaagggcgggcctggtgcaggcggtagagtcttaccgcctgtgaccggaaggtcccgggttcgagtcgcggtctccccgcattgcacaggcgagggtaaggcttgccactaacacccttccccagaccccgcacagagtgggagctctctgcactgggtacaccctttttTTACTAGATGACTAGTATGTGTATAGCTGGTTTATACAAAACCATTGATTGGGAGTACTATACCCAAATAATACAACTTGAAACATCATGTATCCGTAATACAAGACAGTTTGAGACATGTTTGTACCACTACATCATATATTCATATCAcagccaaaatgatgtgcaaaTTAAAAAATCCTGAGGATGTTGTCCCACAAGTTTCAATAGACCTAATATATGTAGGGAGGTTATAAAATGTGGAGTCCACAACTGCTAACCAGGCAAGTTTAATGGAAGTATGAAGATAAAAGCTTTAAATTGCTATCCATCAGTAAGATCAGAATTCAGAACACCAACCATATTTGTAAATTTACTAGTAAACTGTAAACTTACACAATTGAACACTTCAGGAGCCCCTGGTCCTGCATTTGAAAGTGTACACGGTAAGGCAAATACAAAACAACAAATCACTTATAGAGCAGAGCACAACACTAGTGCATTTTGATATTCTTACACCATAAGGGAATCAGGGAATGGAAAGGTGACAATATCATAGTCTATGAAACAAGCATAGCAAAATGATAGGAGTATATCCTTGGTGAGGGAAGAAGTGTTTAGTACCTATCTCCAAATCATGCCATGGGTGAGCAGCAACATGTTTCTGGGACATGGAAGAAAGGATACGTTCATTGAGAACACCAGGTCCAGCCATGGCTATGATTTAAAACAATTTCATTAATTCAGGAATTCTATAATTCAAGGACCATAAGAGGCAAGTTAAATAGTTTTCGCCACTTTATAGAGTATGTGCTCAAACAATATAGGTAATCAAATCAAATAATAACGGATCTAATCGGTTCAGAttgctgctgcagctgcagctgcaaagGACCAGCCAGCCAGCAGCAATAGCAAAGTGAACTGGAAGCGGCAAAGCTGCAACTGCAGCCGGAAGTAGCAGTTCCGATCACGCCGAACCTCGTTGTCCTTTGTGTATATGCAACTTTACCCATCTCAACTATTCGGTCTAGCTCACCGTCCCTGATCTCAGCATACTTGTACCCAAATGACACAATTCCCCAATTTTCAGAACAAGGATCGCTTCAATCTGTATTGCCTGCTTAAGATCAACATGCAATGCCTAACTAGACTTTAGCAACCAATTTACACAATTGTACACCAAAAATACTAGCACCATATCCATGGCCTCACGGTCACGGCTAAGTGACTAATAACTGAACAAAGAAGTTCTTGGTTTCTCGCTCTGTTGTCATGCCGAGGGAGAAAA is from Miscanthus floridulus cultivar M001 chromosome 7, ASM1932011v1, whole genome shotgun sequence and encodes:
- the LOC136467559 gene encoding soluble inorganic pyrophosphatase, whose translation is MAGPGVLNERILSSMSQKHVAAHPWHDLEIGPGAPEVFNCVVEIPRGSKVKYELDKASGLIKVDRVLYSSVVYPHNYGFIPRTLCEDSDPMDVLILMQEQVVPGCYLRARAIGLMPMIDQGEKDDKIIAVCADDPEFRHYKDITDLPPHRLQEIRRFFEDYKKNENKEVAVNEFLPAKDAINAIKYSMDLYGSYIIENLRK